The Herminiimonas arsenitoxidans sequence TCTTTGAGGTGATTATCCATATTCCAGCTCCGATGACCTACTTGGCAGAAATGGTAAAGCCGAATGGCCTAAAGTTTTGATCAGTGATGACGCTTGCGCATATAGCGCATGACGAATCCTGGATAGGCCAGCACGATAAACAGACAACCCGTTACCGCAAAAAATTCCCAGCCTTGTGGGAAAACACTACCGATACGCGACTCCAACGCACGTGCGATGAGCCCGACTGCAAAATACAAAAGGAATAATTCGATCAAGCGCAGCCACACCGGCTTGATCTTCAGAGACAAGGGAATAACGGCGAATAAGCGTTCATTGAAGAATGGAAGGTTGGCGCTGAACAGCGCCAACAGAATCACAAACCAACTTACCAGAGAGACATCCACTCGTCAGTAGCTAATCATCGATCAAGACGCAAGCGTCTTGACGATTGCTGCAGCACATGCGGTCATCAGTGGACCTGGTACCAGGCCCAACGCCAACAATGCACCACCGTTGATACTCAAGGCCACACTCATGTCCTTGCTGACAACGATCTTGGAATTATCCAGCGGCTCATCAAAGTACATGACTTTAACAACGCGCAGATAGTAGTAAGCACCGATCAGCGAGAACAACACGGCTACGATAGCCAGCCAGATTTGACCTGTGCTCAATACAGCTTGCAACACGGATAGTTTTGCGTAGAAGCCGACAACTGGTGGCACACCAGCCAGCGAGAACATCAACATCAAAGTAACCAGTGCAAACCATGGGCTGCGTTGATTCAAGCCTTTGAAATCGTCGATATTTTCAGCTTCGAAACCGGCACGCGACAACAACATGATGACGCCGAAGATACCGAGGGTCGTCAACACATAGGTGATCGAGTAGAACATCGCTGCGCTGTAACCATTGGTGGTCGAGCCATCGGCACCAACAACCACACCGGACAACAGACCGAGCAGGATAAAGCCCATTTGCGAAATCGTCGAATACGCCAGCATGCGCTTGATATTCGTCTGCACGATAGCAGTAATGTTACCGATAGCCATGGACAGCACAGCCAGGATAGTCAGCATTTGCTGCCAATCAACTGCCAGTGCCGGCAAGCCTTCGACCAGCAAACGAATCGTGATTGCAAACGCGGCCAGTTTAGGTGCACCGCCCAGCAACAACGTCACGGATGTTGGCGCACCTTGATAGACGTCCGGTACCCACATGTGGAATGGAACGACACCCAATTTGAACGCCAGGCCGGAGACCAAGAATACCAGACCGAAAATCAGGATAGGTTTGTTCACTGTGCCTGCTGCCGTTGCTTTTGCAACTTCGGTCAGGTCGAGCGAACCAGTCGCACCGTACAACATCGAAATACCGTACAACAGGAAACCGGAAGCCAAAGCACCCAGGATGAAATATTTCATCGCAGCTTCAGTCGATACTGCGTGATCACGACGCATAGCAACCAGTGCATACAGCGACAAGGACATCAATTCCAGACCAAGGTAAATGATCAGGAAGTTGTTGGCCGAAATCATGACCATCTGACCCAGCAAGGAGAACAGCGCGAGGATGTAGAACTCACCACCCAGACGACCATTGACCATGTCACGATCCAGGCCATATTGACGCGAGTAAACCAGTGTCAAGCCAACTGCCACATACGAGCAGATTTTCAACAAGTTCGACATCGGATCCGACACGAACATATTGTTGAAGGTATAGACCGTCGCACCTGTGCTGAAGTCGCACCAGCTCAGTACACCGCACACCAGCAATGCAATAATCGACAGCACATAAGTGATGTGGCGTTTCGCGTCCGACAGAAACAGATCAATCAGCAGAATTGCGACGATCGCAATTGCCAGGAATATTTCAGGAAGGACGGGTATCAGATTCAAATTATTCATTTTGTCGCAGTTAGTGTGCGTTCAGTTGCGCGGTCGCGGCGTTCATTAATTCAATTTCGAAATCGAAACATGCTTGAGCAAGTCGGTAACGGAAGTTTGCATCGCATCAGTGAATGGTGCTGGATACAAGCCCATCGCGAGAACAGCGATAGCAAGCAAACCAAGCATCAGGAATTCACGCTTGTTGATGTCTTTGAGTTCAGCTACATGATGATTGGCAACAGCACCAAAGATCACGCGCTTGGCCAGCCACAGCGAATAAGCTGCGCCCAGAATCAAAGCCGTTGCTGCCAGCAAGCCTATCCAGAAATTGAATTTGACTGCACCCAAAATCACCATGAACTCACCGACGAAACCAGAGGTTGCTGGCAAGCCTGCATTACCCATGGAGAACAATACGAAGAATGCAGCGAACTTAGGCATGGTGTTCACTACGCCGCCGTAGTCAGCGA is a genomic window containing:
- the nuoN gene encoding NADH-quinone oxidoreductase subunit NuoN, producing the protein MNNLNLIPVLPEIFLAIAIVAILLIDLFLSDAKRHITYVLSIIALLVCGVLSWCDFSTGATVYTFNNMFVSDPMSNLLKICSYVAVGLTLVYSRQYGLDRDMVNGRLGGEFYILALFSLLGQMVMISANNFLIIYLGLELMSLSLYALVAMRRDHAVSTEAAMKYFILGALASGFLLYGISMLYGATGSLDLTEVAKATAAGTVNKPILIFGLVFLVSGLAFKLGVVPFHMWVPDVYQGAPTSVTLLLGGAPKLAAFAITIRLLVEGLPALAVDWQQMLTILAVLSMAIGNITAIVQTNIKRMLAYSTISQMGFILLGLLSGVVVGADGSTTNGYSAAMFYSITYVLTTLGIFGVIMLLSRAGFEAENIDDFKGLNQRSPWFALVTLMLMFSLAGVPPVVGFYAKLSVLQAVLSTGQIWLAIVAVLFSLIGAYYYLRVVKVMYFDEPLDNSKIVVSKDMSVALSINGGALLALGLVPGPLMTACAAAIVKTLAS
- a CDS encoding DUF2818 family protein — translated: MDVSLVSWFVILLALFSANLPFFNERLFAVIPLSLKIKPVWLRLIELFLLYFAVGLIARALESRIGSVFPQGWEFFAVTGCLFIVLAYPGFVMRYMRKRHH